The bacterium DNA segment GTATGTCGATCTAGCCATCTTTTATACCTCGACTCTAATTTATGGACGTCTTCTACTAATAATCAACCTATTGGTACGCCTTGGTTTTCGAGTTCTTGTACCTTTGCAACCTTTACCCCAAGGCGAACGAGGGTGCGATCCCGATTTTGAACGACCTTCGCCACCACCATGTGGATGGTCCACAGGGTTCATTGCCATACCCCTGACACTTGGACGAAAACCACGATAACGCGTCCGCCCTGCTTTACCCCAAGAAATATTCTTAAAGTCAGCATTACCTAATACGCCTACCGTAGCCCACACATCAAGTGGCACCATGCGAACTTCCCCAGAGGGCATCCGCAGAGTTGCATGCGTTTCAGATTTGCTTACCAGCTGCGCAAACATACCCGCACTACGTGCAAAGGTACCACCAGAACCAGGTCTAATTTCCACATTGTGAATCATAAATCCAGCCGGTATATTACGCACACGTGTAGCATTTCCAACACGTGCTTCAGCATCTTCACCAGACAAAATGCGATCACCAACTTTAAGACCTTCTGGCATCAAGATATACTTTTTCGCTCCGTTCAAATACACTACAAGCGCAATACGAACGTTACGATTTGGATCATACTCAACCGAGGCCACATAGCCCTGTACTCCTCGTTCTGAGCGCGCAAAATCTATCTCTCGATATTTCCTTGCCGCGCCTCCTCCGCGATGCCTACAGGTAATGCGCCCATACGCATTTCTGCCACCACTTCTTTTTATACCTTTTGCAAGCGCTTTTTCAGGAGATTTTTTTGTAATATCATTGTTACTCAAGAAAGACTGGAACCTTAACGCTGCACTTCGCGGCTTTCTTCGATTAATTGCCATACCATTTCCTCGTTAATCTTTTTTGCTAACATTTGACTCAATATGGTCAAAGAAACTAAGCTTGTATCCATCTTTCAAAGTCACATACGCTCGTTTTTTTATAGCACCATCTATAAACGCTCTACCAACACGTCTTCGCTTACCAACCGTAATTAACGTATTAACCTTGGCAACCTTGACATCGAAAAACTTTTCCACAGCCTCTTTTATCATAACGGCATTAGCATTTTTATGCACATGCAACACAACCTTATTTGATTGACTCGCTTTGTATGCCTTATTTGAGACGACTGGACCTTGTATAACATCATAAATACTTATAGCCATCGCGACACCATCTGTTTAAATTGTTCAGCATCTTTTTCTAAAAAGACCCATTTTTTTGCTACTGATAAATGATAGGCGTTTGGTTCATCAAAAAACACAATCTGCACTCTATTTAAATTTGCAAAAGAAGCATAATGTAGATGATCGTTTTGGTTCAAAAAAACAATCACACGTTCACCTTCAATTTGCAAAGCATGCAATATTCCTTTTGTATATTTTGTTTTTGGACGCTCTTCATTCAAAAGCCAATCAACTGCAAAAACAGACTTATTGTGTACTCGATCGTTAATAAGTCCTTCAAAAACAGCTTTTCTTGCTTTTTTGTTTACCGAAAGCACTCGCACTCTTGCTTGAGGACCATGAATAACACCGCCTCCTCTCCACAAAGGAGATCGAGCTGTACCGGCACGTGCACGACCAGTACCCTTCTGTTTCCAAGGTTTTTTACCTGAACGAGCTACATCAGCGCGTCCCTTACAAGCAACCGTTCCCTGTCTCCACTGATTTAACAAAACTCTTATGGAAACAGCAAAACTCATCTTTGAAACTGTTTTATTCTCACTACCATGCAAACCAAGGTCTTTCAACTCTACCAATCTGAAAGCAACCGGGTTACTATCTATTTTTTTTGTACTTTTTTTCACCATACGTCACCTAAGATTATAACCCTTGCCTTTTGACAAATACCAATGTACCAGATTTGCCTGGCACAGATCCTTTAATCATAAGAACATTTTCAGATTGAAGAATTTTTACAACAGTCAAATTTAAAATAGAAATACGTTTATTTCCGGCATGTCCAGCCATCATCTGCCCACGCATAATCTCACCAGAACTTCTTGTAAACCCTATCGAACCTGGCCTTCGACCCATCATCGAACCATGGCTTTTAGCCGCACCACCAAAATTATGTCTTTTATAAACACCAGCAAACCCGATACCCTTTGATAGTCCAGAAACTCTTACCAGGTCACCTATTGCAAAAAACTGCAATAAATCAACTACTGATCCCAAAGCAGCTGTCGCAAGTTGCTCAGAAGAACAACGCACCTCTTTGGTATAAAAGAAATACTTCTGTTTATTTTTCAACCATAACAAATCGAAAGGAATTGATCGATAACGCTTGCGCAGACATCCAACTTGCAATGCGTTATATCCATCTTGGGCCACAGTCTTAGTACCACACACAATCCAATGCCCGACATTAACTGCCGTCACTGGAACAGCTTTTCCATCAACAAAAAGCTGTGTCATGCCAATTTTTTGGCCCCACAAACCATTTACCATACTTATACTTTCTTCTCAAATATTAGACATGCTTACTTTATTTCTACTTCAACGCCCGCTGAAACATTCAGCTTCATTAAAGCATCCATTGTTACATTTGAAGGAGAAACGATGTCCATCTTTCTTTTATGCAAAACTAACTCAAACTGTTCTCGAGATTTTTTGTTAACATGCGGCGAGCGCAAAACAGTAAAATCCTTATGCTCACTTGGCAAAGGAATAGGCCCAATAATTTGGGCCCCAGTTCTTTTTGCAGTTAAAGCAATCTGCTTCACCGCAGCATCCAACAATCTATGATCGAGTGATTTTAATTTTAATTTAATACGTTGCTTTTTCATCAAAGTTCCATCAAACGTTATTCATTAATTTCAGTAACAACACCGGATCCAACCGTTCGACCACCTTCACGAATTGCAAATCTCAAATCTTTGTCCATCGCAATAGTGCTAATTAATTCAACGGTAAGTTCAACAGTATCACCAGGCATAACCATTTCACGACCAGCAGGTAACGTTACAATACCAGTGACGTCGGTGGTACGGAAATAAAATTGCGGCCTGTAACCAGTAAAGAACGGACTATGTCGACCACCTTCTTCTTTGCTCAAAATATAACACTTACATTTGAACTTTTTATGTGGAGTAATCGAACCTGGCTTTGCAAGCACCTGTCCACGTTCAACTTCCTCTTTTTTGGTACCACGAAGCAATACACCAACGTTTTCGCCAGCAAGACCTTCTTTGAGCTCTTTTCTGAACATTTCAACGCCCGTTACAGTTGTTTTTTTAGTATCACCCAAACCTACAATAGCAACTTCTTCACCAACAGCAACTTTTCCAGTTTCAATACGACCAGTCACCACAGTGCCACGACCTGCAATTGAAAAAACAGCCTCAATTGGCATACAAAATGGTTTGTCAACCTGACGTTGAGGTTCTGGAATATAGCTATCAACCGCTTCCATAAGACGCAAAATTGACGGCTCACCCATCTCGCTTTGATCACCTTCGAGTGCTTTTAACGCAGACCCACGAATCACAGGAATCTTATCACCGGGAAAATCATATTTTTTCAACAAATCCCTGATCTCTTCTTCAACCATATCGATCATGTCTTTATCGTCAACCATATCAACCTTGTTCAGATACACAACAAGTGCAGGGACGTTCACGTTTTTTGCCAAAACGATATGTTCGCGTGTCTGAGGCATTGCACCATCCATAGCCGATACAACCAAGATCGCACCGTCCATCTGCGCTGCACCAGTAATCATATTCTTTACATAGTCAGCATGGCCAGGGCAATCAATGTGCGCATAGTGTCTTTTATCAGTTTCATACTCAACATGTGATGTTGAAATGGTAATACCACGTGCTTTTTCTTCTGGTGCTTTGTCAATCTCATCATATTTTTGAGCTTCAGCATACCCTTTTTTTGCCAAAACGGTCGTAATTGCAGCCGTTAACGTTGTTTTACCATGGTCAACGTGACCGATAGTACCAATATTAACATGTGGCTTTTTACGTTCAAATATACCTTTTGCCATTGTTTTATACTCCTACAACAGTTATATTATTTTTTTTGTCCTACTAGTGCCTCTTGAACATTCTTTGGAACCTCGCCATAACGCTCAAATTCCATCGAATAGCTAGCTCTACCTTTAGTCATAGATCGCAAGTCTGTTGAATACCCAAACATACTTCCTAACGGAACTTCTGCAACAATTTCTTGTTTTCCCAGATCCCCCTCCATGCCCAAAATTCTTCCTCTTCGAGAGTTTAGATCACCCATTACATCACCCATATATTCTTCAGGCGTGTCAACAACTACTTTCATAACAGGCTCAAGCAGTACAGGACTAGCAGAAGCCATTGCTGACTTAAATGCCATCGAAGCTGCAATTTTAAATGCAATTTCAGACGAGTCAACATCATGATATGAACCATCGTACAAAGTAATTTGACAATCAACGACCGGATATCCACCCAAAATACCAGAAGTAAGTGCTTCTTTTATCCCTTTTTCAACACCAGGGATGTATTCTCGTGGAACAGTTCCACCGATAATACCATTGATAAATTTAAAACCCGCACCCCGTTCGAGCGGCTCCATTTTAATCCACACATGACCATACTGACCACGTCCACCGGACTGCTTAATAAACTTACCTTCGGCATCAACAGCTTTTTGAATAGTTTCTCTATACGCGACTTGAGGTTTTCCTTGGACCACCTCAACTTTGTGCTCGCGCTTCATTCGATCAACAATAATTTCTAAGTGTAACTCACCCATTCCCTTGATAACCGTTTGACCTGTCTCGTCATCAAAAGAAAACTGGAATGATGGATCTTCTTGCATTAACTTACGCAATGCAATTGACATCTTATCGTGATCAGACTTGTTTTTTGGCTCAACAGATGCTGAAATTACTGGGACTGGAACAACAATCGATTCTAACAACGCACCATCTTTATCTGAACTGAGCGTATCTCCCGTAATGGTGTCTTTTACACCCACAATCGCGGCAATATCACCAGCGCGCACAGAATCGATCTCTTCCCGTTTATTTGCATGCATTTTTAAAAGACGACCAACGCGTTCTCGTGTTCCACTGCGAATATTATATACATAAGAACCGGATTCAAGGGTACCCGCATACACGCGAATAAAGGTTAAAATACCCACGAAAGGATCAGTCATAATTTTAAAAGCAAGTGCAGAAAAAGGAGCGCTCGGATCAGCAAGAATGGCAACCTTTTCTTCTGAATCCTGTTTTGTGCCTTGCACAGGAGGAATATCTAAAGGCGATGGAAGATAGTCAACCACCGCATCCAATAAGAGCTGTACACCTTTGTTTTTAAAAGCAGTACCGCAGAATGCTGGCGTTACTTTCTGAACTAACACACCTTTGCGCAAGCCACGTTTGATAGCATCAATCGACACATCACGTCCTGCAAGGTACGCTTCTGCTACCTCATCATCAAAATCAGCTGCCGCTGCAACAATTTTTTCATACAGCTCTTGAAGTTTTGCTGTATATTCAGAAGGAACATCAGACCATGTAATCGTCACACCACCATCTTCTTCACTGAACGTTGCCATCTTTCTTGTGAGCACGTCTATAATCGCACTAAACTGCTCCGCTTGACCAACTGGAAGCTGCATAGCAACCGCATTGCCATGCAAACGTGTATTCACATCGTTAATCACATGAAAAAAATCGGCCCCAACGCGATCCATTTTATTGGCAAAAATAACGCGCGGAACCTTATAGCGGCTTGCCTGTTTCCATACGGTTTCAGACTGAGGCTGCACCCCATCAACTGCAGAAAAAACAGCCACAACACCATCCAAAACACGTAATGATCGTTCAACTTCAATCGTAAAATCAACGTGTCCTGGTGTATCAATAATATTGATTTGATGATCTTTCCAAAGACAGGTTGTTGCAGCAGACGTAATAGTAATACCACGCTCCTGCTCCTGCTCCATCCAGTCCATGGTAGCTGCGCCTTCATGAACTTCGCCAATCTTGTGCACAACGCCTGTATAAAATAGAATACGCTCCGTAACAGTAGTTTTGCCAGCATCAATGTGCGCTGCTATACCAATATTACGATATCTTTCTAACGGCCTACTCATCAGATACTCCTTTTACCATGCATAATGAGAGAATGCTCGGTTAGCTTCAGCCATTCGCTGAACTTCCGTACGTTTCTTTAAAGCGCCACCACGGCCTTCAAGTACATCCAAAATTTCATGTCCTAAACGTAGACCCATTACCTTATCAGAACGTTCTTGCGCTGCCTGAACAAGCCAACGCAATGCCAATGATTTCTGTCTTTTAGGGTTCACTTCTACCGGAACCTGATACACACCACCACCAACACGGCGAGAACGCACTTCAACATGAGGCACAATCTGATCAAATGCTTTTTCAAAAGCTTGTAAGATCTTCTGATCATCGCCACTAATTTTTTTACCTACAAGGTCCATCGCATCGTACACAATTCTACGCGCAATGCTCTTTTTGCCACATTTCATCACAACATTAATCAACTTTTGCACCAGAGAAGAACTGAAACGTTCATCAACACCGACATCTCTTACAAATTCTTTGTTTCTACGCCTTGGCATGAAAAACCCTTTTAATTAAAAACTAACTTTTTGGCTTCTTAGCACCATACAAAGATCGAGCCTGCTTTCTTCCTTCAACACCAGCTGCATCAAGCGCCCCCCGAACAATGTGATATTTCACACCTGGTAAGTCTTTCACGCGACCACCACGAATCAAAACAACAGAGTGCTCCTGAAGATTATGCCCTTCGCCAGGAATATATGCGGTTACTTCATATCCATTAAGCAACTTCACCCGAGCGACTTTACGCAAAGCTGAGTTAGGCTTTTTAGGTGTTGCCGTAAACACTTTAATACACCTACCACTTGCAAATGGGCTCTTCTGCCCTCCCTTGCCCTTTAATGCATGGCTTTTAGACTTCGATTTCATCTGTCTTCTACCAAAACGGCACAACTGGTTTATTGTTGGCATATGCGCTATTCCTTGCTTCTTAATATAGTTTTACGACAACTTTTCTGTTGATTTTTTAAAATCGTCAAAAAGCCTATGTTTATAACTCAAATGCTTACTTTATGAAACGCATTTTCAGCTATTCTACCTTTTCTATAGATTTTTTCAAGTAAAAAGCAATTCTCGCAATAACTTTCAAGAAAAAAAGAAAAAAAAGCAAATTTAAAAATTATCCGTTTGAAAAAATAGCAACTTATGTGTTATCATGAAAAAACATATTTATATTAAAAACACAAAGGAAAATAATGATTTTTTCATCGCTCTTCACTCTATTAAACCATTTCCCCTTTATTTTAGCAGGGCTTGTCGGATTAGCATTCTTGATAGCATTTCATGAGTTTGGGCACTTTCTGTTTTGCAAACTGTTTAATATCTACACCCCATCATTTTCTATAGGCTTTGGACCGGTACTCTTTTCAAAAATGATCGGTGACACCCTATTCAAACTCTCTTTGATCCCGCTGGGAGGATATGTTGAAATAGCTGGCGCACAGGAAGTTGGCCAGGGTGATCAGGCACACGCACAACTGCAAGATGAACGCTCATTTGGCAAAAAACCTTTCTGGCAGCAGTTTGCAGTCATGATCGGTGGCATACTTTTCAACCTGATCTTTGCTTACCTTGTTTTTATCACCATCTTTTTTGTAGGAACCCCCAAAACACAACTGCTGTATCCAACTAATGCAACTACCACAGTGGCACACGTCATACCTCAATCTGCAGCAGATGGCAAGATTATGCCAGGCGACGTGATAAAAACAATCAATAAGCTTCCTTTAGAAAAAGGCATTGCAACCTACACAGGTCGCACCACCGAACTAAGCGAAGCAAATGTAGAAATAGTGCTT contains these protein-coding regions:
- the rpsJ gene encoding 30S ribosomal protein S10, with the translated sequence MKKQRIKLKLKSLDHRLLDAAVKQIALTAKRTGAQIIGPIPLPSEHKDFTVLRSPHVNKKSREQFELVLHKRKMDIVSPSNVTMDALMKLNVSAGVEVEIK
- the rplB gene encoding 50S ribosomal protein L2, with product MAINRRKPRSAALRFQSFLSNNDITKKSPEKALAKGIKRSGGRNAYGRITCRHRGGGAARKYREIDFARSERGVQGYVASVEYDPNRNVRIALVVYLNGAKKYILMPEGLKVGDRILSGEDAEARVGNATRVRNIPAGFMIHNVEIRPGSGGTFARSAGMFAQLVSKSETHATLRMPSGEVRMVPLDVWATVGVLGNADFKNISWGKAGRTRYRGFRPSVRGMAMNPVDHPHGGGEGRSKSGSHPRSPWGKGCKGTRTRKPRRTNRLIISRRRP
- the rpsG gene encoding 30S ribosomal protein S7 — protein: MPRRRNKEFVRDVGVDERFSSSLVQKLINVVMKCGKKSIARRIVYDAMDLVGKKISGDDQKILQAFEKAFDQIVPHVEVRSRRVGGGVYQVPVEVNPKRQKSLALRWLVQAAQERSDKVMGLRLGHEILDVLEGRGGALKKRTEVQRMAEANRAFSHYAW
- a CDS encoding site-2 protease family protein, with product MIFSSLFTLLNHFPFILAGLVGLAFLIAFHEFGHFLFCKLFNIYTPSFSIGFGPVLFSKMIGDTLFKLSLIPLGGYVEIAGAQEVGQGDQAHAQLQDERSFGKKPFWQQFAVMIGGILFNLIFAYLVFITIFFVGTPKTQLLYPTNATTTVAHVIPQSAADGKIMPGDVIKTINKLPLEKGIATYTGRTTELSEANVEIVLERNGKEITTSLKPKITYQRGQQTASMGIIFETESEKAASLFDAIKRGITETHRWIGNIINDFKHLSLSKNVKEMAGPLMIVHMSAKMANEGILLFFIFLAIISINLAVLNMLPVPILDGGQIVFYTIEAIMGFPLNEKAKIGIHMACWIGFMALFAYLSWQDIMRIAAPLLKHLF
- the fusA gene encoding elongation factor G; this encodes MSRPLERYRNIGIAAHIDAGKTTVTERILFYTGVVHKIGEVHEGAATMDWMEQEQERGITITSAATTCLWKDHQINIIDTPGHVDFTIEVERSLRVLDGVVAVFSAVDGVQPQSETVWKQASRYKVPRVIFANKMDRVGADFFHVINDVNTRLHGNAVAMQLPVGQAEQFSAIIDVLTRKMATFSEEDGGVTITWSDVPSEYTAKLQELYEKIVAAAADFDDEVAEAYLAGRDVSIDAIKRGLRKGVLVQKVTPAFCGTAFKNKGVQLLLDAVVDYLPSPLDIPPVQGTKQDSEEKVAILADPSAPFSALAFKIMTDPFVGILTFIRVYAGTLESGSYVYNIRSGTRERVGRLLKMHANKREEIDSVRAGDIAAIVGVKDTITGDTLSSDKDGALLESIVVPVPVISASVEPKNKSDHDKMSIALRKLMQEDPSFQFSFDDETGQTVIKGMGELHLEIIVDRMKREHKVEVVQGKPQVAYRETIQKAVDAEGKFIKQSGGRGQYGHVWIKMEPLERGAGFKFINGIIGGTVPREYIPGVEKGIKEALTSGILGGYPVVDCQITLYDGSYHDVDSSEIAFKIAASMAFKSAMASASPVLLEPVMKVVVDTPEEYMGDVMGDLNSRRGRILGMEGDLGKQEIVAEVPLGSMFGYSTDLRSMTKGRASYSMEFERYGEVPKNVQEALVGQKK
- the tuf gene encoding elongation factor Tu gives rise to the protein MAKGIFERKKPHVNIGTIGHVDHGKTTLTAAITTVLAKKGYAEAQKYDEIDKAPEEKARGITISTSHVEYETDKRHYAHIDCPGHADYVKNMITGAAQMDGAILVVSAMDGAMPQTREHIVLAKNVNVPALVVYLNKVDMVDDKDMIDMVEEEIRDLLKKYDFPGDKIPVIRGSALKALEGDQSEMGEPSILRLMEAVDSYIPEPQRQVDKPFCMPIEAVFSIAGRGTVVTGRIETGKVAVGEEVAIVGLGDTKKTTVTGVEMFRKELKEGLAGENVGVLLRGTKKEEVERGQVLAKPGSITPHKKFKCKCYILSKEEGGRHSPFFTGYRPQFYFRTTDVTGIVTLPAGREMVMPGDTVELTVELISTIAMDKDLRFAIREGGRTVGSGVVTEINE
- the rplC gene encoding 50S ribosomal protein L3; the protein is MVNGLWGQKIGMTQLFVDGKAVPVTAVNVGHWIVCGTKTVAQDGYNALQVGCLRKRYRSIPFDLLWLKNKQKYFFYTKEVRCSSEQLATAALGSVVDLLQFFAIGDLVRVSGLSKGIGFAGVYKRHNFGGAAKSHGSMMGRRPGSIGFTRSSGEIMRGQMMAGHAGNKRISILNLTVVKILQSENVLMIKGSVPGKSGTLVFVKRQGL
- a CDS encoding 50S ribosomal protein L23 — encoded protein: MAISIYDVIQGPVVSNKAYKASQSNKVVLHVHKNANAVMIKEAVEKFFDVKVAKVNTLITVGKRRRVGRAFIDGAIKKRAYVTLKDGYKLSFFDHIESNVSKKD
- a CDS encoding 30S ribosomal protein S12 → MPTINQLCRFGRRQMKSKSKSHALKGKGGQKSPFASGRCIKVFTATPKKPNSALRKVARVKLLNGYEVTAYIPGEGHNLQEHSVVLIRGGRVKDLPGVKYHIVRGALDAAGVEGRKQARSLYGAKKPKS
- the rplD gene encoding 50S ribosomal protein L4, yielding MVKKSTKKIDSNPVAFRLVELKDLGLHGSENKTVSKMSFAVSIRVLLNQWRQGTVACKGRADVARSGKKPWKQKGTGRARAGTARSPLWRGGGVIHGPQARVRVLSVNKKARKAVFEGLINDRVHNKSVFAVDWLLNEERPKTKYTKGILHALQIEGERVIVFLNQNDHLHYASFANLNRVQIVFFDEPNAYHLSVAKKWVFLEKDAEQFKQMVSRWL